GTATTCACGCCCTCGCTCAACGTGGCGCCCGGCGTGCTGGTTGAGGCGCAGCTTCGTGTCGGCACAGGCTCCGGGACGAGCTCTTCAAAAGGCTCGGTCGTTGGCTCCTCAAGGCCCAAAGATGACCGCTGATGAGCCAGTGCCCGAGCGTCTGCGCGATCGTCGTCCGGTATGCCTCGGACTCTCCCCTTGAGGCGTGCGTCGCCTCGTTGAAGCAATCGAGCGTGCCGCCTGACGAGGTCTGTATTATTGATAACAGACCTTCTGATGGTCTTGTCGCTCGCGTTAAGCAGAGGTTCCCCGACGTGGCCGTGTATCCCCAGGAGCACAACATAGGCTTTGCGGCCGGCTGCAACGAGGGCGTCCGGCGGACGAAGTCCGACCTGATATTCATAGTCAACGACGATACAAACGTTGATGCGGACTGTGTCAGGCGTCTTGTCGCCGCGTTCCAGAGGTATCCGCGGCTCGGGGCATGCCAGCCGAAGATACTCTCCGCGCAAGACCCCAGCTGCTTCGAGTATGCTGGCTCGTCGGGCGGGTTCCTGGACATGTTCGGCGTGCCATTCTTGAGGGGACGAATTATCGACACGGTCGAAAAGGACCGGGGTCAATACGACGAGGAGCGCGAGGTCTTCTGGGCCTCAGGCGCGGCCTTGATGCTAAGGCGATCGGTGCTTGATGTCGTCGGCCTCTTTGACGAGGCGTTCTTCGCGCATCAGGAGGAGATCGACCTTTGCTGGCGGATGCATATTATGGGCTTTTCTGTGAGAGCTGTGCCCCAAGCGATAGCCTATCACATTGGCGGTGGGACGCTTCCGTACTCCAGCCCTCTCAAGACGTTCTATAACTACCGAAACAGCTGGAGACTAATGGTGAAGAACTTCTGCCTGTGGCCGCTGGTCATAGTCCTGCCGTCGAGGCTTCTTCTGGACCTGGGGACCATTTTTTACTTCTTCGCCAAGGGCAGGCCCCGGCACGCATTTGCCCTGGCCAAGGCACTTATCTGCGCGCTCGCCTCGCTCCGGTCAACGCTTCGCGCCAGGGCCCGGGTTCAGTCGGTTCGCAAGATGAGCGAGAGCGGACTGCACGACTTGATCTACCGCCGGCCGCTGCTAATCGATTATTTCTTCTGGCGCAAGCGAACGTTCTCACAGCTGCACTTTCCTCAAAGCGACCTTTTGATAGAAGGGACATCGGGTAAAAACAGGCATTGACCGGGACACAACACGTGCATAATATAGACTGTGCAACAAACTGTGGAATAACCAACCAAGCAAATGGAGGCAACAGCATGAATCAACACCGTGGGTTCTTTGGGGCGCTTTTTGACCTTTCATTCTCGGAGCTGATTACGACCAGAGTAATCAAGTTCCTATTTGTGCTCGCGATTATTGGCTCAGCAATTGCATCGATCTTTTACATCGGGGTGGCGTTCGCGCACTCAACCGGCGCAGGCGTTTTGGTGCTGATCATCTCGCCGTTGATTTTCATCGTTTACGTGACAGTTGCGCGGATATGGCTTGAGGTGCTCATTGTCGTGTTCCGGATATCGGAGGACGTGAAGAGGATCGCCAACAAGGACGCGGGCGAAGCGTAGGACATCATCAACGACCGGGCGATTTGGCCCGGGGCTTCTGACTATTCTATGATTTTTATGCTTTCGCGGCGCAGGGCGAGCCGGTAGCCGACGCCATACTTGGCGACGAGGAGGTCCCTGACCTCTTGTTCAGAGATGGCCTGTGAGTGCCTCGCTGCCTCCGAATGCTCATGCCGCTAGACGGAGTAATCCCCTCCGGAGACCTGATAGCGCCTTATACGGGCAGGAAGTCAGCATCCTGCATCTTTACGGATCAATCTGATCATATTTAGAATCGGAAAAAATGATCGCTTGACAACAGGTATAATTAAGGTATAGTAATTATACAATGGAATTGGAATTCGACCCAGTCAAGAGCGATAGCAACCAGAAGAAACATGGGATCGACTTCTACGAAGCCCGGTCCCTTTGGGATGACACTGATTTAATTGAGGTTCCTATAAAAACGAGCGACGAGGCAAGTTGCTTGGTGATCGGGAAGATTCTAGGAAGGCACTGGTCAGGAATTATTACGTATAGGGGCGAGAAGACGAGGATTATTTCCGTGCGATGTTCTCGGAAGGAGGAGGTTGATCTTTATGAAAGCTGATGAACTTGATAAGCGATTTGATGAAGGCAAGGATGTTTCTGAATACCTCGATTTGTCAAAAGCGAGGAGACCTGGACAAGAACAGAAAAGGGTAAATGTCGATTTCCCTATATGGATGATCCGCCTATTGGATAAGGAGGCAAAGCGTCTGGGTGTGACTCGACAATCAGTCATCAAGATCTGGTTAGCGGAGCGATTAGAAAAGGCGATTTAGGAGTATCTGATTCTAACAATGCAATCCAGTGGACGACCAAGAACGCTTCGGAGGCCGCGTTAACGGACGCGGATGAGATCGGGTTATTCAATGATTTGTATGTTCTCCTGCGGGAGGGCGAGCCGGTAGCCGACTCCATACTTGGCGACGAGGAGGTCCTTGACCTCTTGTTCAGAGATGGCTGTTGAGCGTTTCGCAGCTTCCACGAAGGCTTTCTTCAGCCTCGTCTTGTGGTCGCTGATCTGCTT
This portion of the bacterium genome encodes:
- a CDS encoding DUF4282 domain-containing protein — translated: MNQHRGFFGALFDLSFSELITTRVIKFLFVLAIIGSAIASIFYIGVAFAHSTGAGVLVLIISPLIFIVYVTVARIWLEVLIVVFRISEDVKRIANKDAGEA
- a CDS encoding BrnT family toxin, producing the protein MELEFDPVKSDSNQKKHGIDFYEARSLWDDTDLIEVPIKTSDEASCLVIGKILGRHWSGIITYRGEKTRIISVRCSRKEEVDLYES
- a CDS encoding glycosyltransferase family 2 protein, with amino-acid sequence MSQCPSVCAIVVRYASDSPLEACVASLKQSSVPPDEVCIIDNRPSDGLVARVKQRFPDVAVYPQEHNIGFAAGCNEGVRRTKSDLIFIVNDDTNVDADCVRRLVAAFQRYPRLGACQPKILSAQDPSCFEYAGSSGGFLDMFGVPFLRGRIIDTVEKDRGQYDEEREVFWASGAALMLRRSVLDVVGLFDEAFFAHQEEIDLCWRMHIMGFSVRAVPQAIAYHIGGGTLPYSSPLKTFYNYRNSWRLMVKNFCLWPLVIVLPSRLLLDLGTIFYFFAKGRPRHAFALAKALICALASLRSTLRARARVQSVRKMSESGLHDLIYRRPLLIDYFFWRKRTFSQLHFPQSDLLIEGTSGKNRH
- a CDS encoding CopG family antitoxin, whose product is MKADELDKRFDEGKDVSEYLDLSKARRPGQEQKRVNVDFPIWMIRLLDKEAKRLGVTRQSVIKIWLAERLEKAI